A region from the Vibrio rumoiensis genome encodes:
- a CDS encoding sodium:solute symporter family protein produces MNYDYLVIAGYFCLMIFISLIFKKMASNSTSDYFRGGGKMLWWMVGATAFMTQFSAWTFTGAAGKAFSDGFAVVGVFIGNILAYFVAYLYFARRFRQMRVDTPTEAIRRRFDSNSEQFFTWIIIPLSIITGGVWLNGLSIFASAVFNADIVTTIWITGIAVLLISLLSGAWGVVASDFIQTLVIAIVSVACAIVALIAVGGPTEIVTNFPSGFFIGPDMNYPILIVCSFLFFIVKQLQSINNMQDSYRFLNAKDSKNSNKAALMAGFMMLVGTIIWFIPSWASAILYPDAAAQYPELGAKARDAVYLVFAREAMPIGTVGLLMAGLFAATMSSMDSALNRNSGIFVRSFYATIIRKGQASDREQLRAGQITCVINGLLVILMAQFFTSLKELSLFDLMMQVSTLLQGPILVPLCFGIFIRKTPNWAPWATVLFGAFVSYLVLNVFTPQVVGAWFGLDNLTGREISEFRTTITIVAHLVLTAGFFCASTLFYKEEKNTNLAVQEEFFKDVETECIAVEGQDIVDRMQRQKLGTLVMYMGFGLTAMVLIPNPMWGRLLFLACAATILLLGYLLKRSARMDSTEGLNKVSN; encoded by the coding sequence ATGAACTATGATTACCTTGTGATAGCAGGATACTTCTGCTTAATGATCTTTATCTCATTGATCTTCAAAAAAATGGCCAGTAACAGTACCAGTGACTATTTCCGCGGTGGGGGTAAAATGCTCTGGTGGATGGTTGGTGCTACAGCCTTTATGACACAGTTTTCTGCATGGACTTTCACTGGTGCAGCAGGAAAAGCCTTCAGTGACGGCTTTGCTGTTGTTGGTGTCTTCATCGGTAATATATTAGCTTATTTTGTTGCTTACCTTTATTTTGCACGTCGCTTTCGTCAAATGCGCGTCGATACACCAACAGAAGCGATTCGCCGTCGCTTTGATAGTAACAGCGAACAGTTCTTCACTTGGATTATCATCCCATTAAGTATCATTACAGGTGGGGTATGGTTAAATGGTTTAAGTATCTTTGCTTCTGCAGTTTTTAATGCCGATATCGTAACGACAATTTGGATAACAGGTATTGCCGTACTGCTTATTTCATTACTCAGTGGTGCATGGGGTGTTGTTGCCTCTGATTTCATTCAAACACTAGTCATTGCTATCGTATCGGTTGCTTGTGCTATTGTGGCATTGATTGCTGTAGGCGGTCCAACCGAAATAGTTACTAATTTCCCTTCAGGTTTCTTTATTGGCCCTGATATGAACTACCCAATTTTAATTGTTTGTTCATTCTTATTCTTTATCGTTAAACAATTACAAAGCATTAATAACATGCAAGATTCTTACCGCTTTTTAAATGCGAAAGATTCTAAAAATTCCAACAAAGCTGCACTGATGGCCGGTTTTATGATGCTAGTCGGCACAATCATTTGGTTTATCCCGTCATGGGCATCAGCAATTCTATATCCTGATGCTGCGGCTCAATACCCAGAACTTGGTGCAAAAGCACGTGATGCGGTTTATTTAGTCTTTGCTCGTGAAGCAATGCCAATAGGCACTGTGGGCTTACTGATGGCTGGTCTGTTTGCTGCTACCATGTCTTCAATGGACTCTGCTCTTAACCGTAACTCGGGTATTTTTGTTCGTAGCTTCTACGCCACAATCATTCGCAAAGGTCAAGCATCAGATAGGGAACAATTACGCGCGGGTCAAATTACCTGCGTAATAAACGGACTGCTTGTCATTTTGATGGCGCAATTTTTCACTTCACTAAAAGAACTTAGCTTATTTGACCTAATGATGCAGGTGTCAACCTTGCTTCAAGGTCCAATCCTGGTTCCTCTTTGTTTTGGTATTTTCATCCGTAAAACACCAAACTGGGCACCTTGGGCGACAGTATTGTTTGGTGCCTTTGTTTCTTACCTTGTTCTTAACGTATTTACACCGCAAGTCGTCGGTGCTTGGTTTGGCTTAGATAACCTAACAGGCCGTGAGATCTCTGAGTTCCGTACCACTATCACTATAGTAGCGCATCTGGTTCTGACCGCTGGTTTCTTCTGTGCTTCCACTTTGTTCTACAAAGAAGAAAAAAATACGAATCTAGCAGTCCAAGAAGAATTCTTCAAAGATGTAGAGACTGAATGTATAGCGGTAGAAGGGCAAGATATTGTTGACCGTATGCAGCGCCAAAAATTAGGTACACTTGTCATGTATATGGGTTTCGGGTTAACCGCAATGGTCTTAATCCCGAACCCAATGTGGGGCCGACTATTATTCTTAGCATGTGCCGCTACCATTCTTCTCTTAGGTTACTTACTAAAAAGAAGTGCACGGATGGATAGTACAGAAGGTTTAAATAAAGTCTCTAATTAA
- a CDS encoding heparinase II/III domain-containing protein: protein MLQFNAQEMAKIKNKATPDIIQRLIDDNQVVLSSDILVPPDARATWNLYYFCPEHSVRLDWQRDKPTEHCCPVDGKIFMGEPYDGAWWRGLNGLNAKACNELGLLWHLTGEDHYFNKVREILLGYAKYYPDYEEHGGIPYNGPGKANAQTLCEANCNLDFARGYDFIRQALNAEDRVYIETRLLCEGAEFLMQHRSDQLHNHEMKISATVGVIGLIVNKPDYIEFALNSNYGLIYQLEHGVNQDGFWFEGSIHYHYYALQALLAFEKIAYHTAYSVKLQPNYHKMLAFPLQLISATGDFPRLNDCIAGQEKLNHTHIFEFAYQQFNDPVFAKALSTIYKDTPRNSIETLLYGVDQLPASEPIACHTIHAPLSGLTILHNEASQNMMLLKHSPYGGEHDHYDRLGIILCRQGKEIIPDLGTTGYGAEMHYGYYKNTATHNTLAVNQKNQPPANPTTENFQQTDQSTYISTQVDWSKPIKELDSHTIVQWDDDAYKNVTFRRSILWLTDDDILSNVAIDISQISNPYQQQLDLNWHIRGHFEPNQQSAKFKAIATPFDGPLHRMTDCHVHQLTQVTPYRFAIAEQADFNMHIFAQQECEILTGQAPDNPATSNLSYLMLRNQDLHFNAVAVHDLSIDEPIIVKNISWQDEYLTVELIRSNVTSEILINLSNHTVTVK, encoded by the coding sequence ATGCTGCAATTTAACGCACAAGAAATGGCAAAAATCAAAAATAAAGCCACGCCCGATATTATTCAACGACTGATCGATGATAATCAAGTCGTATTGTCATCCGATATTTTAGTTCCACCCGATGCTCGTGCGACTTGGAATTTGTATTATTTTTGTCCAGAACACTCGGTACGATTAGATTGGCAACGGGATAAACCAACCGAACATTGCTGCCCTGTCGATGGTAAAATTTTTATGGGTGAACCTTATGATGGAGCGTGGTGGCGTGGACTCAATGGACTTAATGCTAAAGCCTGCAACGAGCTAGGTTTATTGTGGCATTTAACTGGCGAAGACCATTACTTTAACAAAGTCCGTGAAATTTTACTTGGTTATGCGAAGTACTACCCTGATTATGAAGAGCACGGCGGTATTCCTTATAACGGCCCAGGCAAAGCAAACGCACAAACTTTATGTGAAGCAAACTGTAATCTCGACTTTGCCCGAGGTTATGACTTTATCCGCCAAGCTTTAAATGCAGAAGATCGTGTCTACATTGAAACCCGCTTGTTATGTGAAGGTGCTGAGTTTTTAATGCAACATCGTAGCGATCAATTACATAATCATGAAATGAAGATTAGCGCAACTGTTGGGGTTATTGGGTTAATCGTCAATAAACCCGACTATATTGAGTTTGCGCTAAATTCTAACTATGGCCTAATCTATCAACTTGAACACGGCGTCAATCAAGATGGCTTTTGGTTTGAAGGATCCATTCATTATCATTACTATGCATTACAAGCTTTGTTAGCATTTGAGAAAATTGCTTATCACACCGCTTATTCGGTTAAACTGCAACCTAATTACCATAAAATGTTAGCGTTTCCATTACAGTTAATCAGCGCAACAGGTGACTTCCCTCGCCTAAATGATTGCATTGCAGGGCAAGAAAAATTAAATCACACTCATATATTTGAATTTGCTTACCAACAATTTAACGATCCAGTCTTCGCTAAAGCATTGAGTACTATTTATAAAGATACGCCTCGAAATAGTATTGAAACGTTATTATATGGTGTCGATCAGTTGCCAGCTTCGGAACCTATCGCTTGTCATACTATTCACGCACCGTTATCAGGGCTGACCATACTTCATAATGAAGCAAGCCAAAACATGATGTTACTCAAGCATAGTCCCTATGGTGGTGAACACGATCACTATGACCGTTTAGGTATTATTCTATGTCGCCAAGGAAAAGAAATTATTCCCGATCTTGGAACTACCGGGTATGGCGCAGAAATGCATTATGGTTATTATAAAAATACTGCCACTCATAATACGTTAGCCGTTAATCAAAAAAACCAACCACCGGCGAATCCAACCACCGAAAATTTCCAACAAACGGACCAATCAACTTACATAAGCACCCAAGTTGATTGGTCGAAACCCATTAAAGAACTTGATAGTCATACCATTGTTCAATGGGATGATGACGCTTATAAAAATGTCACTTTCCGTCGCAGTATTTTATGGTTAACCGATGACGACATACTTAGTAACGTAGCGATTGATATTAGTCAAATTAGCAATCCATATCAGCAACAGTTAGATTTAAACTGGCATATTCGTGGTCACTTTGAGCCAAACCAACAATCAGCTAAATTCAAAGCCATCGCCACACCATTTGACGGTCCTTTGCACCGTATGACTGACTGTCATGTTCATCAATTAACTCAAGTTACGCCATATCGCTTTGCGATCGCAGAGCAAGCAGATTTCAATATGCACATTTTTGCCCAGCAAGAATGTGAAATTCTAACTGGGCAAGCGCCAGATAATCCTGCAACAAGCAATTTAAGTTACTTAATGCTCAGAAACCAAGACTTACACTTTAATGCAGTTGCGGTACATGACTTAAGTATTGATGAACCAATAATAGTAAAAAATATTTCTTGGCAAGATGAGTACTTAACCGTTGAACTCATTCGCAGTAATGTCACTAGTGAAATACTGATTAATCTATCGAACCACACCGTTACAGTTAAATAA